Part of the Brassica oleracea var. oleracea cultivar TO1000 chromosome C8, BOL, whole genome shotgun sequence genome is shown below.
CATCATGTTCAAGTAATCGAGTCGATCACCAACTCTCTCAATCTCTCTCGATCATCTTCGAATTGGTCAAATTAGGGTTTATGTGTGATTTTGATTTGATTAGGAACTTACCGAGGCATCAGTTCGGTAACCTTCAAAGCAAGATGTTTCCAGCTTATTTCACTCTCGTTGGTTCTTGCTGCGCCATTTCACTCTCTGCGTTTGGTTACTTGCATCCATGGAAGTCATCTTCTACCGCAGAGAAGTATCAGCTTGGGTTCCTCGTCTCCGCTTTTGCTTTCAATCTCACCAATTTGCTCGTCTTCACTCCCATGACCATCGATGTAAGTTGTACACATTTCAACAACGCGTACAAGGTTCTCCTGTGTATTAAATGGTCTTTCTTTTACTTTTGGTGTGTGTAGATGATGAAGCAAAGGCACAAAGTAGAGAGAGAGAACAACATTGGAGATGAAGTTGGTTGGTCCAAGAACAGGGAGAAGGCTAAGACTATCCCTAAGCTAGCTGCCATGAACAAGAAGTTTGGTATGATTCACGGCTTGTCGTCTCTAGCTAACATCTTTTCTTTTGGGAGCCTTGCCATGCATTCTTGGTACCTTGCTGGGAAGTTGGATCTCTAAGTTTCTTTTCACAAAGGTCTGAGCTTTTTATGTCACCCTTCATGAATAAAATATATATCTCTTGCTTTGTAAGATTATCATACCCGGCAGTGAAATCATGAAACAGTTTGTTATAATGATTTTTTTTTCTCTGAAATAATTGATGTGTGAATGCTATTAGAGAATAACATGCCTAAGTTTTACTTAAAGAAACTAAAAAAGTGTTCGTGTGAATGGTGGAGTACTAAACCATAGACACTCATAGTTAACAATCTAATTGGGAGAAAGAAGATGATCACTAGTTGACTACTCCTTGATGCGACGAATCTAGCTATGAGTTTCAAGGAATCTCTCCCAGTACATATAATGTTTACGATTAAGAACTTGGCCCGCCATTGATCCCGCTCTGCCTTTATCTGCTTCAGCTCCTTGCGGATCACGTGCCTCAAAGCTTTGAGGTAAGAGCTCATGTCATGGTTTCTTTTGATTTTTCCTTCAGACCCGTAAGAGCGACGGTCGCTAAGAATCTCTAGAGGGTGCGGTGAGTTAAAGAACGCTGTCTTTGCTGCCCTTAGTCCTTTATCTGTTTCATCGGTGTTCTTAGATGTTAAGGCATAGAGACCACTTCCTGGTGGAAGGAGAGGGTGTGGGGGAGAGAATCTTTCTGATGGTTGTAAGATTAGAAGCTTTCCCATTGGAGAATACAATAGATTCTGCAGAAAAAGACAGAGACTAAGCAACGATCTGCATCAAAACAAGTTAAGATAGTCTTTGAGATTACCTGGTTATTCAGACAAGGATGGTTCCGGAAGTTTCTATTCAACGCCTTGAGAAGCTTTGCGGCTCGGTTAGGGTAACTGCAAGAGAATGCTCGAGGAACAATATCTCTATGCATAG
Proteins encoded:
- the LOC106312344 gene encoding transmembrane protein 205 encodes the protein MGWLTRLLAAVAFLAAGVIFSPETFGSLSKGENPAKVLIFVKLAHLLSFATAWGAALWATFIGGIIMFKNLPRHQFGNLQSKMFPAYFTLVGSCCAISLSAFGYLHPWKSSSTAEKYQLGFLVSAFAFNLTNLLVFTPMTIDMMKQRHKVERENNIGDEVGWSKNREKAKTIPKLAAMNKKFGMIHGLSSLANIFSFGSLAMHSWYLAGKLDL